In Misgurnus anguillicaudatus chromosome 5, ASM2758022v2, whole genome shotgun sequence, a genomic segment contains:
- the ciao1 gene encoding probable cytosolic iron-sulfur protein assembly protein ciao1, whose translation MKSTLELLHRVSAHPDARCWYVAWNPTGTLLASCGGDRAIRVWGKEGDNWVCKCVLADGHQRTVRKVAWSPCGKYLASASFDATTCIWKKTNDDFESLTVLEGHENEVKCVAWAPSGNLLATCSRDKSVWIWEVDEEDEYECVSVVNSHTQDVKHVVWHPTQELLASASYDNKVCIYKEEDDDWVCRATLEGHASTVWSLAFDPEGHRLASCSDDRTVKIWKESTSGDGSVDESWKCVCTLSGFHGRTVYDIAWCRMTGAMATACGDDGVRVFEEDLTADPEEPIFLLSAHVPKAHSQDVNCVAWNPKEAGILATCSDDGDLAFWKYSADT comes from the exons ATGAAGTCCACATTAGAGCTACTGCACAGGGTGAGTGCGCACCCCGACGCGCGCTGCTGGTATGTCGCGTGGAACCCCACGGGTACGCTCCTGGCGTCGTGTGGGGGGGATCGGGCGATACGAGTATGGGGCAAAGAAG GTGACAAttgggtgtgtaagtgtgttcTGGCTGATGGACACCAGCGGACGGTCAGAAAGGTGGCCTGGTCTCCCTGCGGCAAATATCTGGCATCAGCCAGCTTTGATGCAACTACATGCATCTGGAAAAAGACCAATGATGATTTTGAG tcCCTGACAGTGTTGGAAGGCCATGAGAATGAGGTCAAGTGTGTGGCTTGGGCTCCATCTGGAAATTTACTGGCCACCTGCAGCCGAGACAAAAGTGTGTGGATCTGGGAAG tggATGAAGAGGACGAGTATGAGTGTGTAAGTGTCGTGAATTCACACACACAGGACGTGAAGCATGTTGTTTGGCACCCGACACAGGAG CTTCTTGCTTCGGCCAGTTACGACAACAAGGTGTGTATTTATAAAGAAGAAGATGACGACTGGGTGTGTAGAGCCACATTAGAGGGACACGCGTCAACTGTCTGGAGTCTGGCCTTTGATCCTGAGGGACACAGATTGGCTTCTTGTAGTGATGACCGAACTGTGAAGATCTGGAAGGAATCTACATCTGGAGATG GTTCAGTAGATGAGTCCTGGAAGTGTGTTTGTACTTTGTCTGGATTCCATGGGAGAACGGTGTATGATATCGCATG GTGTCGTATGACCGGGGCAATGGCTACAGCATGTGGTGATGATGGAGTCCGTGTGTTTGAAGAAGATCTCACGGCTGACCCCGAGGAGCCCATCTTTCTGCTGTCTGCACACGTGCCCAAAGCTCATAGTCAGGATGTCAACTGTGTGGCCTGGAATCCAAAGGAGGCGGGAATTCTTGCAACCTGCAGCGATGACGGAGATCTTGCTTTCTGGAAGTACAGCGCTGACACATGA
- the tmem127 gene encoding transmembrane protein 127 — translation MYAPPGNAVPGNRRRRPGTALPKQPERSLASALPGALSITALCTALAEPAWLHVHGGTCPKQELGVADVLGYIDEKLVEDFCINSQSVLLLRVIAAFCFLGILCSLTAFLLDVFGPKHPALKITRRYAFAHILTVLQCATVIGFCYWASELILSLQQQHKKYHGSLIYVTFAISFYLVAGAGGASILATAANLLRHYPTEEEEQALELLSEMEDSNDAYPVDYDIANQFQPPPAYSP, via the exons ATGTATGCACCACCGGGAAATGCTGTGCCCGGGAACCGAAGGCGACGACCTGGCACGGCTCTACCCAAACAGCCAGAGCGGAGTTTGGCGTCTGCGCTGCCCGGAGCTCTGTCCATCACGGCACTGTGTACGGCCCTAGCAGAACCAGCCTGGCTCCACGTTCACGGGGGAACCTGTCCCAAACAGGAGCTTGGTGTCGCAGACGTCTTGGGATATATAGATGAGAAACTTGTTGAGGATT TTTGCATCAACTCTCAGTCCGTCCTGCTTTTGAGGGTCATTGCTGCTTTCTGTTTCTTGGGTATTCTGTGCAGCCTGACTGCATTTTTGCTGGATGTCTTTGGACCCAAACATCCAGCTCTGAAGATCACACGCAGATATGCCTTCGCTCACATCCTTACCG TGCTCCAGTGTGCCACAGTCATCGGCTTCTGCTACTGGGCCTCTGAACTCATCTTGTCCCTGCAGCAACAGCACAAGAAATACCACGGTTCGCTCATCTACGTCACGTTCGCCATCAGCTTCTACCTGGTGGCTGGCGCCGGCGGAGCCTCTATTTTAGCCACGGCGGCCAACCTGCTTCGTCATTATCCCACCGAGGAGGAGGAGCAGGCCCTGGAACTCCTCTCAGAGATGGAGGACAGTAATGATGCATATCCAGTTGACTACGACATTGCCAACCAATTCCAGCCTCCACCTGCATACTCGCCCTGA